In Macaca fascicularis isolate 582-1 chromosome X, T2T-MFA8v1.1, one DNA window encodes the following:
- the LOC102129453 gene encoding cancer/testis antigen family 45 member A8-like: MFIDVFQETMTDKTEKVAVDPETMFKRPRECDSPSYQKRQRIALLARKQGAGDSLTAGSAMSKEKKLKTGDGIPPIQLDSQIDDFAGFSKDKLIQKPGSNAPVGGIITSNFSGDDLKCREIVPIPKSQEEINADIKRQLVKEIRSIGRKYEKIFKLLEGVQGPIEVKKLFFESIIKEAARCMSQDFVQLLEKKLEHMIWEYLSMEDYDNSNA, encoded by the exons ATGTTCATTGATGTTTTTCAGGAAACAATGACCGATAAAACAGAGAAGGTGGCTGTAGATCCTGAAACCATGTTTAAACGTCCCAGGGAATGTGACAGTCCTTCATATCAGAAAAGGCAGAGGATTGCCCTGTTGGCAAGGAAACAAGGAGCAGGAGACAGCCTTACTGCAGGCTCTGCCATGTCCAAAGAAAAGA AGCTTAAGACAGGAGATGGTATTCCACCCATCCAATTGGATTCTCAGATTGATGACTTCGCTGGTTTCAGCAAAGATAAGCTGATTCAGAAACCTGGTAGCAATGCACCTGTGGGAGGAATCATTACCAGCAATTTCTCTGGAGATGACCTAAAATGCAGAGAAATAGTCCCTATTCCCAAAAGCCAAGAAGAAATTAATGCTGATATAAAACGTCAATTAGTGAAGGAAATCCGAAGCATTGGACGAA AATACGAAAAGATCTTCAAATTGCTTGAAGGAGTGCAAGGACCTATAGAAGTCAAGAAACTATTTTTTGAATCCATCATCAAGGAAGCAGCAAG ATGTATGAGCCAAGACTTCGTTCAGCTCCTTGAGAAGAAACTGGAGCATATGATTTGGGAGTACTTGTCCATGGAGGATTATGACAACTCAAATGCATAA